A window from Pichia kudriavzevii chromosome 5, complete sequence encodes these proteins:
- a CDS encoding uncharacterized protein (PKUD0E03400; similar to Saccharomyces cerevisiae YMR019W (STB4); ancestral locus Anc_2.565), with translation MSVSQHRIPVVSESLVGDKSNKTTTNNNTENNTNNNTNNNSKQESIVTSPSQLNSLLNPSKSSTALSRMDQQQKSAPPGSNISDKHLQSSKVHTSEATNVRNGEGVAADDEEEDEEEDEYSGKPNQTHSDSESMKIDGNVGIRSNQKTPRKRSKVSRACDECRRKKVRCNAILDPNTSEIQKICTNCEKSNDKCTFTRVPLKRGPNKGYNKKNINTSSPNRDPRSRSNSNPNPNSIPNPNPKSIKKSGSISGETNKPLSYLPISNEQNPSRQHFILPPLNSIPFRNPVEQNNQRPYPSSHPHPHPHPHPQQHQQQQQQQPLSPSPQAELYPTQQQIELRQHPQQHSPQQNAVSSNQQGIFWKVPVEMPSFSPEAINSRRRRGSVESISSLSSSGSNKRLMTGKGSFSSNTKSGFGVEASDSEDEFFSNNLNRLSRSNFQVPFKLQHSRRGSVDTNNESNRSSLSSIGSLNLSQSQLQAQPQSPIMPMSGVVLPPQVNDVRERIFTLLDSYYKTLYPQYPLVPPSMVMKNSIQSIIGGSEFSTVIDILHLSLQSVLTLTNSPEGLLHITRAYEIAISIFVSKSAIYSSTSAKIVLTSSLTLLNYAIVLSGYEYSLGFGVAFSFMKDWFVFREGYDSPSFVQLIQLVVLDSLYSLYFGVPRSNTVCFAIDGNFIESFFKEVEFPMDVDIEWVSIGLHLVVLNNKLQEMDTLGKLDSIEVTGTRYKFMAIIKLYYELFTYCQRLNVQQVINEYNSVIDNSTEFSSITEVLEKYIYNVELDISKITKKLTNLIDEQCDDLEITKPNVLISLILVKCYHISTNCEVLVNSLLTLNQMLDLSNNTNSGLNKNTISNNQTPSSTNESTSTRSRSSSINSVNVIRSGSASTQVYSLTDYNHRLLKLRDSIRGNIRRCLAINQTHRHCIEIMSQLERSPKPDINVPRTNSNSEIKYSVVIQSWIRLVNVFLTSEITKEGINGWCYA, from the coding sequence ATGTCCGTTTCTCAACACCGGATCCCAGTGGTTTCGGAGAGTTTAGTCGGTGACAAAAGTAATAAGACCACCACCAATAACAACACCGAAAATAATACCAACAAtaataccaacaacaacagcaagCAAGAATCCATAGTCACCAGCCCTTCTCAGTTGAACTCTTTGTTGAATCCTTCTAAGTCGTCGACAGCTTTAAGCAGAATGGACCAGCAGCAGAAGTCGGCCCCTCCTGGCTCGAACATCTCGGACAAACATTTACAATCTTCTAAGGTGCATACTTCGGAAGCCACCAATGTTAGAAATGGAGAAGGTGTCGCTGCAGACGATGAGGAggaagacgaagaagaagatgagtATTCAGGGAAACCCAACCAAACGCATAGTGATAGCGAATCCATGAAGATTGATGGGAATGTTGGAATAAGGTCTAATCAGAAGACACCTAGGAAGCGATCAAAAGTTTCTAGAGCCTGTGATGAATgtagaaggaaaaaagttCGGTGTAATGCCATTCTTGATCCAAATACAAGCGAAATACAGAAAATTTGTACCAATTGTGAAAAGAGTAACGACAAGTGTACATTTACTAGGGTGCCTCTGAAAAGAGGCCCTAATAAGGGAtacaacaagaaaaacataaaCACATCATCTCCAAACAGGGATCCACGCTCGAGGTCTAACTCTAACCCGAACCCCAACTCTATTCCAAACCCGAACCCAAAATCTATAAAGAAAAGTGGCAGTATTAGTGGtgaaacaaacaaaccTTTGTCTTACCTTCCGATTAGCAATGAACAAAATCCATCAAGACAACACTTTATCTTACCCCCTCTAAATTCGATTCCATTTAGGAACCCTGTTGAACAGAATAATCAGCGTCCATATCCTTCTTCGCATCCACATCCACATCCACATCCACATCCACAACAGcaccagcaacagcaacagcaacaaccGTTATCACCATCTCCACAGGCTGAACTATATCCAACTCAGCAACAGATAGAGTTACGACAACACCCACAACAGCACTCACCACAACAAAACGCTGTTTCTTCCAATCAGCAAGGAATCTTTTGGAAGGTGCCGGTGGAAATGCCTTCATTTTCACCCGAGGCAATCAATTCTAGAAGAAGGAGAGGCTCGGTAGAGTCAATAAGTTCTTTGTCATCTTCGGGCTCGAATAAAAGGCTAATGACAGGCAAAGGTAGTTTCAGCAGTAATACAAAATCAGGATTTGGAGTTGAAGCATCTGATTCTGAAGATGAgtttttctcaaataattTGAACAGGTTGTCAAGATCAAATTTCCAGGTGCCGTTCAAATTGCAACATTCCAGAAGGGGTTCTGTCGACACCAATAACGAATCAAATAGGTCAAGTCTTTCTTCTATTGGGTCTCTTAATTTATCACAATCACAGCTGCAAGCGCAACCGCAATCACCTATAATGCCAATGTCTGGCGTGGTTTTGCCACCGCAGGTCAATGATGTAAGGGAAAGGATTTTCACTTTATTGGATTCTTATTATAAAACCCTATACCCCCAATACCCTTTAGTTCCCCCATCAATGGTCATGAAGAATTCAATCCAGTCGATAATTGGGGGTTCTGAGTTTTCCACCgttattgatattttacATTTATCGTTACAATCCGTGCTAACTTTAACCAATTCACCAGAGGGGTTACTTCATATAACAAGAGCCTACGAGATAGCCATATCGATTTTTGTCTCCAAATCGGCGATATACTCATCAACTTCTGCAAAGATTGTTTTAACATCATCACTAACATTACTGAATTATGCGATTGTTTTATCGGGTTATGAGTATTCTCTCGGGTTTGGTGTTGCCTTCTCCTTTATGAAAGATTGGTTTGTTTTCCGTGAAGGATATGACAGTCCAAGTTTTGTGCAACTGATTCAGTTAGTCGTATTAGATTCATTATATTCACTTTATTTCGGAGTACCAAGGAGTAATACAGTTTGCTTTGCAATTGACGGTAATTTTATCGaaagttttttcaaagaggTTGAATTTCCAATGGATGTTGATATAGAATGGGTCTCAATCGGATTACACTTGGTTGTACTAAATAATAAGTTACAGGAAATGGATACACTGGGTAAGTTGGATTCAATTGAAGTCACAGGAACTAGATACAAATTCATGGCTATAATAAAATTATATTATGAGCTATTCACATACTGTCAAAGGCTAAATGTTCAGCAGGTGATTAACGAATATAATTCAGTTATTGATAACTCAACAGAGTTTAGTAGCATTACCGAGGTATTGGAGAAGTACATTTACAATGTCGAACTAGACATCTCCAAAATTACCAAGAAACTGACAAACTTGATTGATGAGCAGTGTGATGATTTAGAGATAACGAAACCGAATGTTTTAATTTCGTTGATATTGGTCAAATGCTATCACATTTCTACGAATTGCGAAGTTTTAGTTAACTCGTTGCTAACTTTGAACCAAATGTTGGATTTGTCCAATAATACAAACAGCGGACTAAATAAAAACACGATATCCAATAACCAAACTCCGTCCTCGACCAACGAGTCAACCAGTACTAGAAGTAGAAGTAGCAGTATCAATAGTGTCAATGTGATAAGGAGCGGATCGGCATCAACACAAGTGTATTCGTTAACCGACTACAATCATcgattgttgaaattaaGGGATAGTATCAGGGGAAACATACGGCGATGTCTGGCAATCAATCAAACACACAGGCACTGTATTGAAATTATGAGTCAATTAGAGAGATCTCCTAAACCCGATATCAACGTTCCTAGAACTAATAGCAATTCTGAGATCAAGTATTCTGTGGTTATTCAAAGTTGGATAAGATTAGTTAATGTGTTTTTGACCAGCGAAATCACCAAAGAAGGCATCAATGGGTGGTGTTATGCTTGA
- a CDS encoding uncharacterized protein (PKUD0E03370; similar to Saccharomyces cerevisiae YOR337W (TEA1); ancestral locus Anc_7.56): MSKRDSMDQPEVKRKRRTPLSCISCRNRKVKCDRHKPRCSRCEKANIACEYDSPILFSEITTSSIAGEKDNYNMFFVSSLEKTNKKNDPVIDEPYVSANGDTAQEKLKRINELKKELHDLEQSFNEETECFSLILDYDNNSSVHFVSKYNARLMAFGSFMMSSIWKRDPLMKKFIKTFVILRSKAIKVVPSNDPAHIVERYLPQAKEEGEPKYLKHMKIFEFLNSQLKSKKSTKIMLDKEGIVKKIEEVIPPLEVINFHLEYFMRYIHPFIPILDEYIFRSNIASIIISDNDRSKPKISLTSKLDYTRISLLLVIMRLSYLSLHLKISMTEETLSPIIDYVLSFPLNPDIFNIVQASLDKLQYLRKTSTETFQLLLLIRFYQCRACEDGDGFVGTDGKVFVGLITSTAKVLGLDTKFNDPRPIHEHEENIDMNSFPLHLRMNLLTRGPGPFINLWKKLGILTLEADLGHSMVSGACPLIDHDPEMSRNHGLMFDKVNSNVIDLKLEETIVKRLQLYEEIDYPVAQLFAKLHSYKSKAKVVEVEESLRNIYQIIEEKYRLVDVVDEYSRLSNVMTLKSIIEVFNSMLMIQYSLVLHQEHNALKYPAIEEDCKKKILTNIPTILTQSIVLADSMLLAWTKISSFTFNQLQNTEAEYKDFILILAPAIQNALPKLMMILFFISIRILTFSHAIKANGRSNEFANKIVQFEKMNKHVLILMKTMIIVGERLSINWYAALRSYLYFKKLVEWFESGGKFALDFQIEYSRTVELKDISEDIRNLKQVEMVNSILTSFDDIIIENLNLKFEVMEKNYGLDNIHGIYKSVFVKYESADMSTIPDDMSFMQSGTTPDDHNYYTNAGIFEPSEFIDWDDVTNWFNQGNVFGDIGDSLEREINSFI; this comes from the coding sequence ATGTCTAAAAGAGACTCAATGGATCAACCTGAGGTGAAGAGGAAACGGAGAACACCACTTTCGTGCATCTCATGCAGAAATAGGAAAGTTAAATGTGACAGACATAAACCCCGTTGCTCACGATGTGAAAAGGCAAATATAGCATGTGAATACGATTCTccaattttattttctgaAATAACCACCTCTTCTATCGCCGGAGAGAAAGATAATTATAATATGTTCTTTGTCTCATCGTTGGAGAAgacaaataaaaagaatgATCCGGTGATAGACGAACCCTACGTGTCTGCAAATGGAGATACAGCCCAAGAGAAGTTAAAGAGAATCAATGAATTAAAGAAAGAGTTACACGATCTTGAACAGTCATtcaatgaagaaactgaaTGTTTTTCGTTGATTTTAGACTACGATAACAACTCTTCTGTACATTTTGTCAGCAAATATAATGCGAGGCTCATGGCGTTTGGATCATTTATGATGTCAAGTATTTGGAAGAGAGACCCCCTAATGAAAAAGTTCATTAAGACTTTTGTCATACTAAGAAGCAAGGCGATCAAGGTGGTGCCAAGTAACGATCCTGCACATATAGTCGAAAGGTACCTTCCGCAGGCAAAAGAGGAAGGTGAGCCTAAGTATCTTAAACACATGAAAATATTCGAGTTTTTGAATAGCCAgctaaaatcaaagaaaagtaCCAAAATAATGCTAGATAAAGAAGGTAtagtaaagaaaattgaggaaGTTATTCCACCACTGGAGGTGATCAATTTCCACTTGGAGTACTTTATGAGGTATATACATCCGTTCATTCCTATTTTGGATGAGTACATATTTAGATCAAATATTGCATCAATCATAATATCTGACAATGATAGGAGCAAACCTAAAATATCCTTGACGTCAAAATTAGACTATACTAGGATTTCTCTATTACTTGTCATTATGAGGCTTTCTTATCTTTCACtacatttgaaaatttcaatgacAGAGGAGACGTTATCGCCAATTATAGATTATGTCTTGTCTTTCCCTCTAAATCCGGACATATTCAATATAGTCCAGGCTTCGTTGGATAAGCTTCAATACTTGAGGAAAACTTCAACAGAGACGTTTCAGCTATTACTACTTATTCGATTTTATCAATGTCGTGCATGCGAAGATGGTGATGGGTTTGTGGGTACCGACGGGAAAGTGTTTGTTGGATTGATTACTTCTACTGCAAAAGTTCTAGGCCTTGACACTAAATTCAATGACCCCCGACCGATACATGAGCATGAAGAGAATATAGATATGAACTCTTTCCCGTTACATCTCAGAATGAACCTCTTGACACGAGGTCCTGGTCCATTTATAAATTTATGGAAAAAACTTGGAATTTTGACGTTGGAAGCTGATTTGGGTCACTCGATGGTTTCAGGCGCATGTCCCTTGATTGATCATGACCCAGAGATGAGTAGAAATCATGGTCTAATGTTTGACAAAGTCAACTCGAATGTTATTGACTTGAAACTTGAGGAAACAATTGTTAAAAGATTGCAATTATACGAAGAAATAGATTATCCAGTTGCTCAATTATTTGCCAAATTACACAGTTACAAGTCCAAAGCAAAAGTTGTAGAGGTTGAAGAGTCTCTAAGGAATATTTATCAGATCATTGAGGAAAAGTACCGATTAgtggatgttgttgatgaatacAGCAGGTTATCCAACGTCATGACTTTGAAGTCAATtattgaagttttcaattcaatgtTAATGATACAGTATTCGTTGGTGTTACATCAGGAACATAATGCTTTAAAATATCCGGCTATCGAGGAGGACTGTAAGAAGAAAATCCTAACCAACATCCCCACTATATTGACCCAATCTATAGTATTAGCCGATAGCATGCTTTTGGCATGGACGAAAATAAGCTCGTTTACTTTTAATCAATTACAAAACACTGAGGCAGAGTACAAGGATTTTATTCTTATATTGGCTCCTGCTATACAAAACGCCCTTCCTAAACTcatgatgattttgtttttcatttcaataAGGATCTTAACTTTCAGTCATGCTATCAAAGCAAATGGACGGAGTAACGAATTTGCGAACAAAATCGTgcaatttgagaaaatgaatAAGCACGTGTTGATTTTAATGAAAACGATGATCATAGTTGGAGAACGACTAAGTATAAACTGGTATGCTGCGTTACGAAGCTACCTATATTTTAAGAAGTTGGTAGAGTGGTTTGAAAGTGGTGGCAAGTTTGCCcttgatttccaaattgaGTACAGCAGAACTGTTGAATTAAAGGACATCTCCGAGGATATCAGGAACCTGAAACAGGTGGAAATGGTCAATAGCATTTTGACTTCATTTGATGATATAATCATTGAgaatttaaatttgaagtttgaaGTGATGGAAAAGAACTATGGTTTAGACAACATTCATGGGATTTACAAATCGGTGTTTGTCAAATACGAGAGTGCAGACATGAGCACCATCCCGGATGATATGTCGTTCATGCAAAGCGGCACAACACCGGATGATCACAACTATTACACTAATGCCGGCATATTTGAGCCAAGCGAATTTATCGATTGGGATGATGTTACAAATTGGTTTAACCAAGGCAACGTGTTTGGTGATATAGGGGATTCGTTAGAGCGTGAAATAAATAGTTTTATATAG
- a CDS encoding uncharacterized protein (PKUD0E03420; similar to Saccharomyces cerevisiae YOR131C; ancestral locus Anc_5.465) produces MTVHGKYRLALLGHGNGVPLRGVIFDMDGTLTKPQTWMFAEMRKQLSVPDGVVILDYLLDIPDGPLREEAEGKIRAIEERAMHEQEPTLGLKELFLNLRTCNVKTSICTKNVAKPVDAFCSKFLKDRELVTGPIITRNFYPPKPSPKPLLHIIDSWGVSPHQVLMVGDSREDMQAGLEAGCAVVLLRHEDNGDSEAAFAVEGSKSKLDGIVTDFFELYKLLQDGIVVDRI; encoded by the coding sequence atGACAGTGCATGGCAAATACAGGCTGGCATTATTGGGTCATGGCAATGGTGTTCCTCTGAGAGGAGTTATTTTCGACATGGACGGAACCCTAACAAAGCCTCAAACATGGATGTTTGCTGAGATGCGTAAACAGCTATCTGTCCCGGACGGCGTGGTGATTCTAGATTATTTACTGGACATTCCAGACGGCCCATTAAGAGAGGAAGCAGAGGGGAAGATCCGTGCCATTGAGGAGAGGGCCATGCATGAGCAGGAACCAACTCTTGGTTTGAAGGAGCTCTTTCTCAACTTGAGGACATGCAATGTCAAAACGTCGATATGTACAAAGAACGTTGCAAAGCCGGTGGATGCCTTTTGTAGCAAATTTTTAAAAGATAGAGAATTGGTCACTGGTCCCATTATAACGAGGAACTTCTATCCGCCAAAACCTTCTCCCAAACCGTTGTTGCATATCATTGATTCATGGGGGGTTTCACCTCACCAAGTGCTGATGGTGGGCGATTCCCGTGAGGACATGCAGGCTGGCTTGGAAGCCGGATGTGCGGTTGTGCTGTTACGACACGAGGATAATGGCGATTCAGAAGCTGCATTTGCAGTTGAGGGATCAAAGTCTAAATTGGATGGAATTGTGACAGATTTCTTTGAGCTCTACAAACTTCTACAGGATGGAATCGTGGTGGATAGAATTTAA
- a CDS encoding uncharacterized protein (PKUD0E03360; similar to Saccharomyces cerevisiae YMR021C (MAC1); ancestral locus Anc_2.568), producing MILVDGEKYACQQCIRGHRSSTCKHIQRPLVLVRSRGRPLTDSSQRIAIFAEEITNENEKKEALKNENNIKNNFLAAKKIITEHATVYSSSKNEIKQEPPVKSERSYCCSKIKPKQELKQTCSDSVGINQGESKCSCCSDVNGEGSKKQNDTVFVLKAAKRQVFNVEKESLRLLDPVMDIPNSKVGLDVIYKVSKSKKMQSCKNKRIKDDILRTINKPTGKTSCCGSKAQANHVHANPIESQVYQFKVNLGKPVEPSNNCSQNMQRKIIERHDQTLNSPYVRPSYINEYDPSIYSSSTQQSELINHNTANSNTIYPLSAPVDQLQYNLYVADSCTVPGSCACDPDKCDCPDCTEHQQFRDSTLTIRQQFEEFQFPNKENNHIRPFGKVELKPTIPQFEQSFIDMLNSYDDPKSHGDTPSSVELDDCYCEADKCCCFNCVQHGILNGIRLRDGKSIIEIQTTDVNQPNTHFLRHQSPSTPSSFSTSSENSNQALTDRDRWFQQHQSYINNQFQEAVQKSSVERLGSTHEIPNNTSREYNNITVAMGNQHISSPIEILNQQPINQNISGQQNSNLPYPDEQVFTPINQINFGAI from the coding sequence ATGATCTTAGTGGACGGGGAAAAGTATGCGTGTCAGCAATGTATCAGGGGGCATCGCTCTTCAACATGCAAGCATATCCAGCGACCTTTGGTATTGGTTCGGTCAAGGGGGAGACCTTTAACTGATTCCTCTCAAAGAATCGCCATCTTTGCTGAAGAAATAACAAacgaaaatgaaaaaaaggaagcattaaagaatgaaaataacattAAGAATAACTTCCTTGCTGCCAAAAAGATCATCACTGAGCATGCCACTGTTtattcatcttcaaagaatgaAATAAAGCAGGAACCTCCGGTAAAATCCGAGAGGTCCTATTGCTGTTCTAAAATCAAGCCGAAACAGGAGTTAAAACAAACATGTTCAGATTCTGTTGGTATAAACCAAGGGGAATCAAAATGCTCCTGCTGCAGCGATGTGAATGGTGAAGGTtccaagaaacaaaacGATACTGTGTTTGTGTTGAAAGCTGCTAAACGTCAAGTTTTCAATGTGGAGAAAGAATCCCTGCGGCTTTTGGATCCCGTAATGGATATACCTAACAGCAAAGTAGGATTGGATGTGATCTACAAAGTGTCTAAAAGCAAGAAAATGCAATCatgcaaaaataaaaggaTAAAAGATGATATTTTACGAACAATTAATAAACCTACGGGGAAAACGTCGTGCTGTGGTTCAAAAGCACAAGCCAATCATGTTCATGCTAACCCTATAGAATCTCAGGTTTATCAATTCAAGGTAAATTTAGGCAAGCCTGTTGAACCATCCAATAATTGTTCTCAAAATATGCAGCgaaaaatcattgaaagaCATGACCAAACCTTAAATAGCCCATATGTTAGGCCTTCTTACATAAATGAATATGatccttcaatttattcaaGTTCAACCCAGCAAAGTGAACTTATCAATCATAACACGGCCAACTCTAACACAATATACCCTTTATCTGCGCCTGTTGATCAACTCCAGTATAATCTCTACGTTGCAGATTCTTGCACTGTTCCTGGATCTTGTGCTTGCGATCCAGATAAATGTGACTGTCCAGATTGTACTGAGCATCAACAATTTAGAGACTCCACGCTTACTATTAGACAACAGTTTGAGGAATTCCAATTTCCTAATAAGGAGAACAACCATATCCGGCCATTTGGGAAAGTCGAACTTAAACCGACTATTCCACAGTTTGAACAATCTTTTATCGACATGCTGAATTCGTATGATGACCCAAAATCACATGGCGATACCCCTAGTTCGGTTGAGCTAGATGATTGCTATTGTGAAGCTGATAagtgttgttgttttaaTTGTGTCCAACATGGGATCCTAAATGGTATAAGACTTCGTGATGGAAAATCTATCATTGAAATACAAACTACAGATGTTAACCAACCAAACACTCATTTCCTGCGACATCAAAGCCCATCTACTCCTTCTTCCTTCTCTACTTCAAGTGAGAATTCTAATCAGGCTCTCACGGATCGAGACCGCTGGTTTCAACAGCACCAATCGTATATTAATAATCAGTTTCAAGAAGCTGTGCAGAAAAGCTCAGTTGAACGTCTAGGGTCCACGCACGAAATCCCAAATAATACATCTAGAGAATATAACAACATCACAGTAGCAATGGGTAATCAACATATTAGTTCACCTATCGAAATACTGAATCAACAACctataaatcaaaatatcagCGGGcaacaaaattcaaatttgcCATATCCAGATGAACAGGTCTTCACTCCCATAAACCAAATCAATTTTGGGGCTATATAA
- a CDS encoding uncharacterized protein (PKUD0E03410) — protein sequence MGIFSKIRKAFETPERNRLLDTENNKQQFDVDKEDEPPSNQLLDTVSNREGAEVALGANDGDKPKNHLEDTLSNEQAEVLVQGENPNPPGIPSNNKLLDAKSNEFPAGSLAQVTEHNPNHISQGNPLNSARLK from the coding sequence ATGGGTATTTTCAGCAAGATCAGAAAGGCGTTTGAGACGCCAGAGAGAAACAGACTATTGGACACGGAGAACAACAAGCAGCAGTTTGACGTGGACAAGGAGGACGAGCCACCTAGCAACCAGTTGCTAGATACAGTTTCCAATCGGGAAGGTGCCGAGGTGGCATTGGGTGCCAATGACGGCGACAAGCCAAAGAACCATTTGGAGGACACACTGTCGAACGAGCAAGCAGAAGTGCTTGTACAGGGCGAGAACCCTAATCCGCCTGGAATACCAAGCAACAACAAGTTGCTTGATGCAAAGTCAAATGAGTTTCCTGCAGGTAGTCTTGCGCAGGTTACTGAACACAATCCTAACCATATAAGCCAGGGAAATCCATTGAATAGCGCCCGTTTAAAGTAG
- a CDS encoding uncharacterized protein (PKUD0E03380; similar to Saccharomyces cerevisiae YBR255C-A; ancestral locus Anc_7.178), with the protein MTQDTVESKTLTPEQRETNDFNGGFSNQNMHHTSKEHLKRLNSAILKATFVGALYGGLISIPTELLIRWRSPLYRAFGWRIRMFYHTIWIASAAAFHAEREVIRFENIIRQEEAERRNKLLELSIMQGVYTPESEGFKSKRGD; encoded by the coding sequence atGACTCAAGACACAGTGGAAAGTAAGACATTGACCCCTGAGCAAAGAGAAAccaatgatttcaatggCGGATTTTCTAATCAGAATATGCATCACACCTCCAAGGAACATCTGAAGCGGTTGAACTCGGCAATCTTGAAGGCAACCTTCGTTGGTGCCCTATATGGTGGGTTGATTTCCATTCCAACAGAGTTGCTCATTCGTTGGCGTTCCCCCTTGTATCGAGCATTTGGCTGGAGAATCAGAATGTTCTATCACACCATTTGGATTGCATCAGCAGCAGCCTTCCATGCCGAGAGAGAGGTTATTCggtttgaaaatatcataaGACAAGAGGAGGCTGAACGGAGAAACAAGTTGCTGGAATTGAGTATCATGCAGGGCGTGTACACGCCCGAATCTGAAGGtttcaaatcaaagagaGGGGACTAA
- a CDS encoding uncharacterized protein (PKUD0E03390; similar to Saccharomyces cerevisiae YLR306W (UBC12); ancestral locus Anc_4.49): MPPKITTAQKRLLRELRELNENPTEGIVACPISENDLFHWKCLITGPTDTPYEFGVFEATLDFPSDYPLSPPKMKFVTPILHPNVYKDGTVCISILHASGNDPLNYEPANERWGPLQSIEKILLSVSSMIADPNPNSPANVDAAKLWRSNRDKYDEIVRQQVRHSLQL; this comes from the coding sequence ATGCCTCCTAAAATCACCACAGCACAAAAACGTCTACTTCGGGAACTTCGTGAGCtcaatgaaaatccaacaGAGGGAATAGTAGCGTGTCCAATTTCAGAGAATGACCTCTTTCATTGGAAGTGTTTAATAACTGGACCAACCGATACACCCTACGAATTTGGAGTTTTCGAAGCAACACTAGACTTCCCCTCCGATTATCCATTGTCGCCACCAAAGATGAAATTTGTCACTCCTATACTACATCCAAACGTCTATAAAGACGGCACGGTTTGCATCTCCATTCTACATGCCTCCGGGAACGATCCCCTCAACTACGAACCGGCAAATGAGAGATGGGGTCCGCTGCAAAGTATAGAAAAGATCCTGTTGTCTGTTTCGTCAATGATTGCAGACCCAAACCCAAATTCTCCAGCAAACGTGGATGCCGCAAAGTTATGGAGAAGCAACAGGGACAAGTACGACGAAATTGTCAGACAACAGGTCCGCCACTCATTGCAACTCTAG